In a single window of the Pseudopipra pipra isolate bDixPip1 chromosome 21, bDixPip1.hap1, whole genome shotgun sequence genome:
- the LOC135425425 gene encoding fibrinogen-like protein 1-like protein codes for MATQCLCLLLLTCLLALAASLPDLDIRNLYLLNGTMDDIMNAPPESPQPDDGDGHVRQARDIGHHPPASHAPGWPKDCSEIPRGSHSGVYIIQPKGLHHLVVYCEMNVTHGGWTVIQRNQRDTPVTWAESWSTYKFGFGNVRTEYWLGTEYIHQIAKQKVYQVRFVIQDSADTISFADYNLFSVEDESHGYRLRLGAYNGTAGDAMTSDNPNNMHDNMKFSTKDRDQDTYSKNCAYSYEGGWWFSSCYSVRLNYKGGMTWGNLCKGNCKSSLILIKPASYC; via the exons CTACCCAGTGCCTTTGTCTTCTGCTTCTTACCTGCCTGCtggccctggcagcatctcttCCTGACCTTGACATAAGAAACTTGTACCTCCTCAATGGCACGATGGACGACATTATGAATGCTCCTCCAGAGTCCCCCCAGCCTG ATGATGGTGATGGACATGTCCGACAGGCCAGAGACATCGGCCACCACCCGCCGGCAAGTCACG ccccaggctggccCAAGGACTGCAGTGAGATTCCCCGTGGCAGCCACAGCGGTGTCTACATCATCCAGCCCAAAGGGCTCCACCACCTCGTGGTGTACTGTGAGATGAATGTGACCCACGGGGGCTGGACCGTGATCCAGAGGAACCAGAGAGACACACCAGTCACCTGGGCCGAGTCCTGGAGCACCTACAAGTTCGGCTTTGGGAACGTGCGCACCGAGTACTGGCTGGGCACCGAGTACATCCACCAGATCGCCAAGCAGAAGGTCTACCAGGTCAGGTTTGTTATCCAGGATTCTGCAGACACCATCAGCTTTGCAGACTACAACCTGTTCAGCGTGGAAGACGAGTCCCATGGCTACAGGCTGAGGCTGGGTGCCTACAACGGGACGGCGGGGGATGCCATGACCTCGGACAATCCCAACAACATGCATGACAACATGAAATTCTCCACAAAGGATCGGGACCAGGACACTTACAGTAAGAACTGTGCCTACAGCTACGAGGGCGGGTGGTGGTTCTCGTCGTGTTACTCTGTGAGGCTGAATTACAAGGGTGGCATGACATGGGGCAACCTGTGCAAGGGCAACTGCAAATCCTCCCTTATCCTCATCAAACCAGCTTCATATTGTTAg